In Sporosarcina psychrophila, a genomic segment contains:
- a CDS encoding integrase, which produces MKERNREKWLKNLIQSVMEAVEIEVEIRQENNGVNMSYNFIRNIVGFDPRRVQKARKELQIPISLELYIKIFTLHELGHAVDRKALLDSLPRTIEIFEMKRSYPLSELYNSMDLLAMLIEEHEMNIAFEETAWTNAENLNKKYNLVEWARFEKVKAHSLATYTSLYEEDLHIYNKLVAEHGEQIA; this is translated from the coding sequence ATGAAAGAAAGAAATAGAGAAAAGTGGCTTAAAAACTTGATTCAATCAGTCATGGAAGCTGTCGAAATAGAGGTTGAAATTAGGCAGGAGAATAATGGAGTGAATATGAGTTATAATTTTATCCGAAACATTGTAGGCTTTGACCCAAGAAGGGTTCAAAAAGCTAGGAAAGAATTACAGATTCCAATATCACTCGAATTATATATTAAAATATTTACATTGCACGAATTGGGTCATGCGGTAGATCGAAAAGCTTTGTTAGATTCACTTCCAAGGACGATTGAAATTTTTGAAATGAAGAGGAGTTATCCACTTTCTGAGCTTTATAATAGTATGGATTTGCTTGCTATGCTAATTGAAGAGCATGAAATGAATATCGCATTTGAAGAGACAGCTTGGACAAATGCTGAAAATCTAAACAAGAAATACAACTTAGTTGAATGGGCTAGATTTGAAAAGGTAAAAGCACATAGTTTAGCAACGTACACCAGTTTATATGAAGAAGATTTACACATTTATAACAAGCTTGTGGCTGAGCATGGCGAACAAATCGCATAA
- a CDS encoding KGG domain-containing protein — MAKNNQNKRNQNDDGNMTVEEAGRKGGEATSANHGREFYEEIGQKGGEARANQRDDNNDDGKMSKEEAGRKGGEARAKQRNND, encoded by the coding sequence ATGGCTAAGAACAACCAGAACAAACGTAACCAAAACGACGATGGCAACATGACAGTGGAAGAAGCGGGACGTAAAGGTGGGGAAGCTACCTCTGCAAATCATGGAAGAGAGTTTTACGAAGAAATTGGACAAAAAGGTGGAGAAGCGCGTGCAAATCAGCGCGATGACAACAATGACGATGGTAAAATGAGTAAAGAAGAAGCAGGCCGTAAAGGCGGCGAGGCTCGTGCTAAACAAAGAAATAATGATTAA
- a CDS encoding DUF421 domain-containing protein, with amino-acid sequence MDYLINGAKLIIGLVALLVVIRLLGKKQLTQMTPYDVVYLLVFGGILEESLYDEKVSILLFLFSVSVWAIAIYVVEKVVTISNPLRILIKGEADRLINDGQINKRLMDKNQLEMEQLRTMLRKQGIFSLREVRDLFIEPGGDISVNQYAKYKTVVSQDINLENAEEEPTVLLIDEGQIKREVLGLIGKTEAWLYSEMERLGYVNLESILYCEWSKTEDFFIKTYDDTSNSKR; translated from the coding sequence TTGGATTATTTAATAAACGGTGCAAAGCTCATTATCGGCTTGGTTGCTCTACTGGTTGTTATTAGACTATTAGGAAAAAAACAACTCACTCAAATGACGCCGTATGATGTTGTTTATCTCCTTGTATTCGGTGGAATTCTTGAAGAGAGTCTATATGATGAAAAGGTGTCCATCTTGCTGTTCTTATTCTCTGTCTCCGTTTGGGCGATCGCTATTTATGTCGTTGAAAAAGTTGTCACCATTTCAAATCCCCTACGTATACTTATTAAAGGCGAAGCGGACAGGCTTATCAATGATGGGCAAATCAATAAAAGATTGATGGACAAAAATCAATTGGAAATGGAGCAGTTGAGAACGATGCTCCGCAAGCAGGGGATTTTCTCACTGAGAGAAGTACGCGATTTATTTATCGAGCCAGGAGGAGATATCTCGGTTAATCAATACGCCAAGTATAAAACCGTGGTTAGTCAGGATATTAACCTTGAAAACGCAGAAGAAGAACCGACCGTACTATTAATTGATGAGGGACAAATCAAGAGGGAAGTTCTGGGTTTGATTGGTAAAACGGAAGCGTGGCTTTATTCCGAAATGGAACGTTTAGGATATGTTAATCTCGAGAGTATATTGTACTGTGAATGGTCAAAAACAGAAGATTTTTTTATAAAAACGTATGACGATACAAGTAATAGCAAGAGGTAA
- a CDS encoding YcdB/YcdC domain-containing protein, translated as MKFKKIGVILSSSALTFGMFASVANASTTTIGQPEKVQIQVASTETVFSKNDLIKRFRALFPNQFDFLSNSDFRVENSFFYPEDDTLRYGLSFFKTIDGKQVNGNIGFVGENLEIEQFYYQPSNEAEALFPAKVSKEEAKKIATDFIKNILGGDDFQLETDVYNYYPNQILTEPIRYSFSFARTENQVSISNQTIGVSVLGNGEVVSFHRNPVELETSTFDDLKQVLDKNEVLKKVKENLAVDLQYHIDTDYRTGDRQVQLVYQPTTKLQGVNALSGKWLTTDGYSADFPGKTKIEKITADSLPAKQNGITLEEAKKIAEQLLAIKSDKVKLNIQSIDEIENQNGQAVISIQYMYEYASGGTGTNLELDKNTGEIIQYSDIKSGMLERIEDKPEKEKTLSQKEALTQAVKYIKEWAPSNAHHYAMPIEESHFEDRQGAYYFSFPRIVNGITVIGDQIGVSIASDGSLNSLNVNYQEMEKWPSIDEVISEEDAIATLKEALSLKLNYMKQENNKDNHHYDLVYSPVFNDADLSFLNAKTGEWGSLYGGGNSTVISHPWAEEELNYLINAKILDIKDTKNFNGDASVSKGEAIKIIMNSLTYIYYGRDYGGNENTNQTFDNIDAKHPLYQSVERAVEMGIIKGDSQSFDMDAPVKREELAAWYIRALGLEQAAKQSSIYKLDIVDANKVQKEYTGYVALATSLGLLKTDQNHFNPEREATYAELAVSIIKLAREITEKGRGLNY; from the coding sequence GTGAAATTTAAAAAAATTGGGGTCATATTAAGCTCTTCTGCTTTAACATTTGGGATGTTCGCGTCTGTTGCCAATGCTTCAACCACAACGATTGGACAACCTGAAAAAGTACAAATTCAAGTTGCTTCAACAGAAACAGTTTTTTCGAAAAATGATTTAATTAAGAGGTTTCGTGCTTTGTTTCCCAATCAGTTCGACTTTTTATCGAATAGTGATTTTCGTGTGGAAAATAGTTTCTTTTATCCTGAAGATGATACGTTACGTTATGGCCTATCCTTCTTTAAGACAATTGATGGTAAGCAAGTAAATGGTAATATTGGATTTGTTGGAGAGAATTTAGAAATTGAGCAATTTTATTATCAACCTTCTAATGAAGCAGAAGCTTTATTTCCCGCCAAGGTCTCAAAAGAGGAGGCTAAGAAAATAGCCACTGATTTTATCAAGAATATTCTGGGTGGAGATGATTTTCAATTAGAAACGGATGTCTATAACTATTATCCAAATCAAATATTAACTGAACCAATACGTTACTCATTCTCTTTTGCCCGGACGGAAAATCAAGTATCCATTTCTAATCAAACAATAGGAGTATCTGTTCTTGGCAATGGTGAAGTTGTTAGTTTTCACAGAAATCCTGTGGAGTTGGAAACGTCTACCTTTGATGATCTAAAACAAGTACTTGATAAAAATGAAGTTTTAAAGAAAGTAAAAGAAAATCTTGCCGTAGATTTGCAATATCATATTGATACGGATTATCGAACGGGTGATCGCCAAGTTCAGCTTGTTTACCAGCCAACAACAAAATTACAGGGGGTTAACGCACTATCAGGTAAGTGGTTGACTACAGACGGGTACTCAGCGGACTTCCCAGGGAAAACAAAAATCGAAAAAATTACAGCTGATTCACTACCGGCAAAACAGAATGGAATTACTTTAGAAGAAGCAAAGAAAATTGCTGAACAATTACTTGCCATAAAATCAGATAAGGTTAAGTTAAATATTCAATCTATCGATGAAATAGAAAACCAAAACGGACAGGCAGTTATTAGCATTCAGTATATGTATGAATATGCGAGTGGTGGAACTGGAACGAATTTGGAATTAGATAAAAATACGGGCGAGATTATTCAATATAGTGATATAAAAAGTGGAATGCTAGAACGGATTGAAGATAAACCTGAGAAAGAGAAAACGCTGTCTCAGAAGGAAGCCCTCACTCAAGCAGTGAAATATATTAAGGAATGGGCTCCGTCTAATGCACATCACTATGCTATGCCTATAGAGGAATCACACTTTGAAGATAGACAAGGTGCTTATTACTTTTCTTTCCCGAGAATTGTAAATGGGATTACAGTGATAGGGGATCAAATTGGTGTAAGTATAGCCAGTGATGGTTCTTTAAACAGCCTTAATGTCAATTATCAAGAGATGGAAAAATGGCCATCAATTGATGAAGTTATTTCTGAAGAAGACGCAATTGCTACCTTGAAAGAGGCACTAAGCCTAAAACTTAATTATATGAAACAAGAGAACAACAAAGATAATCATCACTATGATTTAGTCTATTCACCTGTTTTTAATGATGCAGACCTTAGTTTTTTAAATGCTAAGACGGGAGAATGGGGTAGCTTGTATGGTGGCGGAAATTCAACCGTCATTTCACATCCTTGGGCAGAAGAGGAACTTAATTATCTTATTAATGCCAAAATATTAGATATTAAAGATACTAAAAACTTTAATGGTGATGCCTCTGTATCAAAAGGGGAAGCGATAAAAATCATCATGAATTCACTTACTTATATTTATTACGGCAGGGATTATGGAGGTAACGAAAATACGAATCAGACTTTTGATAATATAGATGCCAAACACCCCCTCTATCAATCGGTCGAACGTGCCGTTGAAATGGGCATTATTAAAGGAGACAGTCAGAGCTTTGACATGGATGCACCCGTCAAAAGAGAAGAATTGGCAGCTTGGTATATACGCGCTCTAGGTCTTGAGCAAGCAGCTAAGCAAAGCAGTATTTATAAACTTGATATTGTTGATGCAAATAAGGTGCAAAAAGAATACACAGGCTATGTAGCTTTGGCAACATCACTGGGATTATTAAAGACTGACCAAAATCACTTTAACCCTGAACGAGAAGCGACGTATGCCGAGTTAGCAGTTTCAATTATTAAGCTAGCCCGAGAAATAACTGAAAAAGGCAGGGGCCTGAATTATTGA
- a CDS encoding exosporium glycoprotein BclB-related protein: protein MNSNNFKLHGCSGCGGSGGSGGSRHGSSGCFRVDTGHVNCNLGPFRAIDAACIIPTANTGSIIPFASGLVPVALTSLVGGLAGIPFFIGFGTAIPSPVVLGTTIDLTGLINEAFSVPRAGSITAISAAYTITTALSIATTATVNAQVYRAPAGSNTFSPTGISVNLAPTLTNLLTVGTTLSGSASFAPVPVSVGDRLLMVFSVSGAPLAATVIGTASAGITIS, encoded by the coding sequence ATGAATTCTAATAATTTTAAACTTCATGGATGTAGTGGATGTGGTGGATCTGGTGGATCTGGTGGATCTCGTCACGGAAGTTCTGGTTGCTTCCGTGTCGATACTGGGCACGTCAATTGTAATTTGGGACCATTCAGAGCTATTGATGCAGCTTGTATAATCCCAACAGCCAACACTGGTTCGATTATCCCATTCGCTTCTGGACTAGTACCTGTTGCATTGACTTCTCTCGTAGGTGGATTAGCTGGTATCCCCTTTTTCATTGGATTTGGCACTGCCATTCCGAGCCCTGTCGTTCTTGGCACCACGATAGACTTGACAGGTTTGATAAATGAAGCCTTTTCAGTTCCACGGGCAGGTAGCATAACGGCTATTTCCGCTGCTTACACAATAACTACTGCATTGAGTATTGCAACAACTGCAACTGTCAATGCACAAGTCTATCGCGCACCTGCTGGAAGTAATACCTTCAGTCCAACAGGTATAAGCGTGAATTTAGCCCCAACTCTAACAAATCTCTTGACAGTAGGCACTACACTTAGTGGATCAGCGAGTTTCGCACCCGTACCGGTATCGGTAGGCGATCGATTGCTAATGGTATTCTCAGTATCTGGTGCTCCTTTGGCCGCTACTGTTATAGGTACTGCAAGTGCTGGTATAACTATTTCGTAA